One genomic region from Reichenbachiella ulvae encodes:
- a CDS encoding tetratricopeptide repeat protein yields the protein MTKKRKDAEEHGNDLLESPEALAEQISRTEQFIEKNKTMVSVVGAVLAVIVLGFLFGRYYIESQNKDAQRDLFQAVYYFEADSLGLALNGDGNNYGFLEIINSYGMTDAANMANYYAGATYLKLGDFDNALKYLKAFSASDYLIQGRAYALTGDAYMELGEYGQAASYYEKAAGYNANDQFTPGYLVKAAIANETSGDTAAALANYETIVDDYKESTVYQDALKHVTRLSGEIN from the coding sequence ATGACAAAAAAGAGAAAAGACGCAGAGGAGCACGGAAATGACTTACTAGAAAGTCCGGAAGCACTAGCGGAGCAAATATCCAGAACGGAGCAGTTCATTGAAAAGAACAAAACAATGGTGTCCGTAGTAGGAGCGGTATTGGCTGTAATTGTTTTAGGGTTTCTATTTGGTAGATATTATATAGAGAGCCAAAACAAAGATGCGCAAAGAGACTTGTTTCAGGCTGTTTATTATTTTGAGGCAGACAGTTTAGGTTTGGCTTTGAATGGAGATGGCAATAACTATGGCTTTCTTGAGATCATCAATAGCTACGGTATGACCGACGCGGCTAACATGGCCAATTACTATGCAGGTGCTACTTATTTGAAGTTGGGAGATTTCGACAATGCGTTGAAATATTTGAAAGCATTCAGTGCTTCTGATTATCTGATTCAGGGTAGAGCTTATGCTTTGACTGGAGATGCTTACATGGAATTGGGCGAATATGGTCAGGCTGCCAGCTATTACGAAAAGGCTGCAGGCTATAATGCCAACGACCAGTTTACTCCAGGCTACCTTGTGAAAGCTGCTATTGCTAATGAGACCAGTGGTGATACAGCTGCTGCCCTTGCCAACTACGAGACGATTGTAGATGATTACAAGGAAAGCACGGTTTATCAAGATGCCTTGAAGCATGTGACTCGTTTGAGTGGTGAAATCAACTAA
- a CDS encoding type III pantothenate kinase — MKAIALDIGNTQIKIGKFDSGQMLDLETVESLVEMKKVVDEFMPLHIISSSVAYSPSEQQDFLSNYRVLYLDAKTPVPVLNKYGTPHTLGLDRMAAVVGAQQMFQERDCLIIDVGTCITYDLLDSKSHYHGGGISPGVELRFKSMNDYTRNLPLITNYEEVPLIGGSTRESMMSGVFNGIAAEIDGIIDRYSQIYPDIQVILCGGWTKRFESKLKASIFASPELVLVGLIRILEYNEEKK; from the coding sequence ATGAAGGCTATCGCATTAGACATAGGCAACACACAGATCAAAATTGGAAAGTTTGATTCGGGTCAGATGCTTGACCTAGAAACTGTTGAGTCCCTGGTGGAAATGAAAAAAGTGGTTGATGAATTTATGCCGCTTCACATTATTTCTTCTAGTGTGGCTTATTCACCTTCAGAGCAGCAAGACTTTTTGTCTAATTATAGGGTTTTGTATTTGGATGCAAAGACACCTGTACCTGTACTCAATAAGTATGGTACTCCTCACACCTTAGGTCTGGACCGAATGGCGGCTGTAGTGGGGGCTCAGCAAATGTTTCAGGAGCGGGATTGTTTAATTATTGATGTCGGGACTTGTATCACATACGACCTTTTGGATAGTAAATCGCATTATCATGGGGGAGGTATTTCTCCCGGAGTAGAATTAAGATTCAAATCGATGAACGATTACACCAGAAATCTGCCGTTAATCACAAATTACGAGGAGGTGCCGTTGATAGGTGGCTCTACTCGAGAATCCATGATGAGTGGGGTATTTAATGGTATAGCTGCGGAAATTGATGGTATAATAGATCGTTATAGTCAAATATACCCTGATATACAGGTGATTCTGTGCGGGGGTTGGACAAAACGTTTTGAATCTAAATTAAAAGCATCCATCTTTGCATCCCCTGAATTGGTGCTGGTCGGTTTGATTAGGATTTTGGAGTACAATGAAGAGAAAAAATAG
- the ribH gene encoding 6,7-dimethyl-8-ribityllumazine synthase, which translates to MASSQKNLSDYSNKNLVDISDKVFAIVVSEWNEEVTDSLYNGALQTLLSHGAKQENIVKVDVPGSFELSLGAQKLAQRTDVDAVICLGCVIQGETRHFDFICDAVAKGITDVSLKYDKPVIFGVLTPNTQKQAMDRAGGKHGNKGDEAAITAVKMLAL; encoded by the coding sequence ATGGCAAGTTCACAGAAAAACCTAAGTGATTACAGTAATAAAAACCTGGTAGATATCTCAGACAAGGTATTCGCTATAGTTGTTTCGGAATGGAACGAAGAGGTAACAGATTCTTTGTATAATGGCGCATTGCAAACTCTGTTGAGTCATGGTGCGAAACAGGAAAACATTGTAAAGGTAGATGTACCGGGAAGTTTTGAGTTGAGTTTAGGCGCCCAAAAGTTGGCCCAAAGAACAGATGTAGATGCAGTGATCTGCCTGGGTTGTGTGATCCAGGGAGAAACGAGGCATTTTGATTTCATCTGCGATGCAGTGGCAAAGGGAATCACAGATGTATCTCTCAAGTATGACAAGCCGGTAATTTTTGGTGTGCTAACTCCAAATACACAGAAGCAGGCCATGGACAGAGCTGGAGGAAAACATGGAAACAAGGGCGATGAGGCTGCCATAACTGCAGTCAAGATGCTCGCGCTATAA
- a CDS encoding carboxypeptidase-like regulatory domain-containing protein has product MPNFLCAFFLLISGSLYAQSQISAKVTNGNESIPYVNINLLHTNLRTVSNQNGHFSLSYTDENLADTLSISCVGFEPYRRPLSQFLKEMKEANELVLVQSTTQLPEFVFSDRPLKKKVLGSKNAGKMIQVGFSSVGPGDQIGTIFRVREDLTFINQLHIKPTYVNNDSLLFRLNFYDIKKGLPNTKHQVPLILFNSSELKAHEVFTLDLTEYGIVMTNDFYLSIECVENLDEDGQIVFAGSFSHGPIIGRLQEDAEWRKFPMFGMGIFLSVEY; this is encoded by the coding sequence ATGCCGAATTTTTTGTGTGCTTTTTTTCTTCTAATCTCGGGTTCTCTCTATGCTCAGAGTCAAATTTCCGCCAAAGTAACCAACGGAAATGAAAGCATACCCTACGTTAATATCAACCTGCTGCATACCAATCTTAGGACCGTTTCTAATCAAAATGGTCATTTTTCATTGAGTTATACGGATGAAAATTTGGCTGATACTTTATCGATTTCCTGTGTAGGTTTCGAGCCGTATAGAAGGCCACTCAGTCAATTCTTGAAGGAAATGAAGGAAGCTAATGAACTGGTTCTGGTCCAATCCACCACGCAATTGCCAGAGTTTGTGTTTTCTGATCGACCTCTCAAGAAAAAAGTATTGGGGAGCAAGAATGCAGGTAAAATGATTCAGGTCGGATTTTCATCGGTCGGTCCGGGCGATCAGATTGGAACTATCTTTCGGGTTCGAGAGGACCTGACCTTTATCAATCAACTACACATCAAACCGACCTACGTCAACAACGATTCCTTGTTGTTCAGGCTCAATTTTTATGATATCAAAAAAGGTCTACCCAACACTAAGCATCAGGTACCATTGATTTTGTTCAACTCTTCAGAGCTCAAGGCCCACGAGGTATTTACACTTGATCTGACTGAGTATGGAATCGTAATGACTAATGATTTTTATCTTTCGATCGAATGTGTCGAAAACCTGGACGAAGATGGCCAAATAGTCTTTGCTGGAAGCTTCTCACATGGTCCAATTATTGGAAGATTGCAGGAAGATGCAGAATGGAGAAAGTTCCCAATGTTCGGAATGGGAATCTTCCTATCTGTAGAATACTAA
- a CDS encoding sodium:proton antiporter, translating to MRKFIFLVIFLNLAQLTYASSSETTPTSLERETIEMSSTESGEEHHHAPAWTVIPFVLLLLMIATGPLFYEHFWHKNYPIVACALAAIVVSYYLFVLHNVHSPVHALAEYAQFIALLSGLYIASGGIMIEVDKEAKPLTNVFILLIGAVVANIIGTTGASMLLIRPFIRLNKNRIKPYHIIFFIFMVSNIGGSLTPIGDPPLFLGFLKGVPFFWTLQYNLIPWIFASLILAGVFFLMDRKNKSDYSFGEDTETPSGKLTIIGTKNFVWLAVIVGSVFLDPNVIDWVPAINYEGQKFSFVRELIMLSSGFLSYKLANKDAINGNEFNFEPIREVAFIFIGIFGTMMPALELVSNFAQSDAGAAMITPNTLYWGTGLLSGFLDNAPTYINFLTAAMASQGASITNLADVIAFSQGSSEFVNSILSLKAISVAAVFFGSMTYIGNGPNFMVKSIAEQVGIKMPSFFGYIIRFSIPILLPLFVVVWLIFFYWGII from the coding sequence ATGCGGAAGTTTATTTTTCTAGTTATTTTTCTTAATCTGGCTCAGCTGACATACGCCAGTTCATCGGAAACCACCCCAACATCCCTAGAACGAGAAACAATTGAAATGTCAAGCACCGAAAGCGGTGAGGAGCATCATCATGCCCCTGCCTGGACGGTTATTCCTTTTGTACTTCTGCTGCTCATGATAGCAACAGGCCCGTTGTTCTATGAGCACTTTTGGCACAAAAACTATCCCATAGTGGCATGTGCCCTGGCGGCAATCGTAGTGTCCTACTATCTATTCGTACTTCACAATGTCCATAGCCCAGTCCATGCACTAGCAGAATATGCTCAGTTTATCGCATTGCTAAGTGGATTGTACATCGCCTCAGGTGGTATCATGATAGAGGTAGACAAGGAGGCCAAGCCACTAACCAACGTATTCATTCTACTTATTGGAGCTGTAGTAGCCAACATCATAGGAACTACAGGGGCTTCAATGTTGTTGATTCGACCATTCATCCGACTCAACAAAAACAGAATTAAACCTTATCACATCATATTTTTCATCTTTATGGTGAGCAATATTGGAGGTTCATTGACTCCTATTGGTGACCCTCCACTTTTCTTGGGGTTCTTGAAAGGAGTTCCGTTTTTCTGGACACTCCAATACAACCTAATCCCATGGATATTTGCCAGTTTGATACTAGCAGGGGTGTTTTTCCTTATGGATAGAAAAAATAAGTCTGATTACAGTTTTGGAGAAGACACGGAAACTCCCTCGGGCAAGCTCACCATTATTGGAACCAAGAATTTTGTTTGGTTAGCCGTAATTGTTGGCTCAGTATTTCTGGATCCTAATGTGATCGATTGGGTCCCTGCTATCAACTATGAAGGGCAAAAATTCTCATTCGTAAGAGAATTAATCATGCTTAGCTCGGGATTTCTATCCTACAAACTCGCGAATAAAGATGCTATCAATGGAAATGAATTCAATTTCGAACCTATTAGAGAGGTAGCATTTATCTTCATCGGTATTTTTGGAACCATGATGCCTGCACTGGAATTGGTAAGCAACTTTGCACAATCTGACGCTGGAGCAGCGATGATTACACCTAACACTTTATATTGGGGTACAGGCTTGCTATCAGGATTTTTGGACAATGCACCCACTTATATCAACTTTTTAACCGCCGCAATGGCATCTCAAGGCGCTTCTATTACCAATTTGGCAGATGTAATCGCCTTTTCTCAGGGAAGCTCGGAGTTCGTTAATTCTATTTTATCCTTAAAGGCCATTTCTGTAGCGGCTGTATTCTTTGGTTCCATGACCTATATTGGAAACGGCCCAAATTTTATGGTGAAATCAATAGCAGAACAAGTAGGTATTAAGATGCCCTCTTTCTTTGGATACATCATTAGATTTTCGATTCCTATTCTGCTGCCTCTTTTCGTGGTAGTTTGGTTGATCTTCTTCTACTGGGGCATTATTTAG